A window of Rufibacter sp. LB8 contains these coding sequences:
- a CDS encoding L-threonylcarbamoyladenylate synthase, with amino-acid sequence MAQATFLRIHPDNPQQKAIMQAVEVLKKGGLVIYPTDTIYGLGCDLHNARAVERLCQIRGINPAKAHLSFICHDLTHISDYAKISTQTYKIMKKALPGPFTFVLEASGKVPKIGGKRKDTVGIRVPDNRIALNLVEELGNPIISTSIHDEDEVVEYTTDPELIYEKYRNLVDLVIDGGYGNNIASTVVNCENDEFEVLRQGAGDLEEYL; translated from the coding sequence ATGGCACAGGCAACGTTTCTCCGCATTCACCCAGACAATCCTCAGCAGAAAGCCATCATGCAGGCGGTAGAGGTGCTCAAGAAAGGCGGTTTGGTGATTTACCCCACAGACACCATTTACGGCCTGGGCTGCGATCTGCACAACGCGCGCGCCGTGGAGCGGCTCTGCCAGATCAGAGGCATCAACCCGGCCAAGGCGCACCTGTCGTTTATCTGCCATGACCTCACGCACATCTCAGACTACGCCAAAATCTCCACGCAGACCTACAAAATCATGAAGAAGGCGCTGCCGGGGCCGTTCACGTTTGTGCTGGAAGCCAGCGGCAAGGTGCCCAAGATTGGCGGCAAACGCAAAGACACCGTGGGCATACGCGTGCCCGACAATAGAATTGCCTTAAACCTGGTGGAAGAACTGGGCAACCCCATCATCTCCACCTCTATTCATGACGAAGACGAAGTAGTGGAATACACCACAGACCCGGAACTGATCTATGAGAAGTACCGAAACCTGGTGGACCTGGTCATTGATGGCGGCTACGGCAACAACATTGCCTCTACGGTGGTGAACTGTGAAAATGACGAGTTTGAGGTGCTGCGCCAAGGCGCCGGCGACTTGGAAGAATATCTGTAG
- a CDS encoding lysophospholipid acyltransferase family protein produces the protein MSPLPLRTISIKNPPAYTKKTPALQPGHYPLWWLLKGVSLLPFWLIYALSSVLYGVVYYVVGYRKKVVRQNLANSFPQYSAQQRLAIEKQFFRNLSDILLETLKLVSISAKELEKRVEIRGLAEFNAYLENGQSVMLLGAHLGNWEYMSAAGNAVVPVPVDGVYKPLASSFFEVFMFHLRSRFGITLVPMKDTLRHLLRHRGQTRVLSLLSDQVPPHGHIQFWTHFLHQDTPFYVGADKLRTSFGYPTFFVGMRHEGRGKYVVEFQELMEPPTSKSDVEGFPLTELFAARLERWITQYPAEYLWSHKRWKHKRPAAASPES, from the coding sequence TTGTCACCACTGCCATTAAGAACTATTTCTATCAAGAACCCACCTGCCTATACTAAGAAAACGCCTGCACTACAGCCCGGGCATTACCCGCTTTGGTGGCTGCTGAAGGGCGTGTCATTGCTGCCGTTCTGGCTGATTTATGCGCTGTCCTCGGTGCTGTACGGGGTGGTGTATTACGTGGTGGGGTACCGGAAGAAAGTGGTGCGGCAGAACCTGGCCAACTCCTTTCCACAGTACTCCGCGCAGCAGCGCCTGGCCATTGAGAAACAGTTTTTCAGAAACCTCTCAGACATTTTGCTGGAGACGTTAAAGCTGGTTTCCATCTCGGCCAAAGAATTGGAGAAAAGGGTGGAGATACGGGGCCTTGCCGAATTCAATGCTTACCTGGAGAACGGGCAGTCTGTGATGTTGCTGGGCGCGCACCTGGGCAATTGGGAATACATGTCGGCGGCGGGGAATGCGGTGGTGCCGGTGCCGGTTGACGGCGTGTACAAGCCGCTGGCCAGCTCGTTTTTTGAGGTATTCATGTTCCATCTGCGCAGCCGCTTCGGGATCACGTTGGTGCCCATGAAAGACACCTTGCGCCACTTGCTCCGGCACCGCGGACAGACGCGGGTGTTGTCTTTGCTGTCTGACCAGGTGCCGCCGCACGGCCATATTCAGTTCTGGACCCATTTTCTGCACCAGGACACCCCGTTTTACGTGGGCGCCGATAAACTCAGGACCTCGTTTGGATACCCCACGTTTTTTGTGGGCATGCGCCATGAAGGCCGGGGCAAGTACGTGGTGGAATTCCAGGAACTGATGGAGCCGCCCACTTCCAAATCCGATGTGGAAGGTTTTCCGCTTACGGAGCTTTTTGCCGCCCGCCTGGAACGCTGGATTACCCAATACCCCGCCGAATACCTGTGGTCCCACAAACGCTGGAAGCATAAGCGGCCTGCCGCCGCTAGTCCTGAGTCTTGA
- a CDS encoding LLM class flavin-dependent oxidoreductase — MTTKKLSDIPVSVLDLVPILDGKTAADSFANTVDLARHVERLGYARYWMAEHHNMAGIASSATVVLIGHVAGATKSIKVGSGGIMLPNHAPLVVAEQFGTLATLYPNRIELGLGRAPGTDQVTAHALRRDLRGSVEDFPQNVMEVKTFLGPPEKGARVRAVPGEGTNVPMYILGSSTFGAQLAGILGLPYAFASHFAPSHLKAALHMYRESFQAIGDLKKPYAIACVNAVAADTTQEALFLSTTMYQSFINVVRGTGKTMQPPVKSMDGLWDDQERYAVQQMLRYSFVGDAKTVQEEMQAFVEETGVDELMVASHIYDQEARKRSYEILAGFFKASENKDSAPNNDALETINP; from the coding sequence ATGACAACCAAAAAACTTTCTGATATACCTGTTTCGGTGCTGGACCTGGTGCCCATCCTAGACGGGAAAACCGCCGCCGACTCTTTTGCCAATACCGTGGACCTGGCCCGCCACGTGGAACGCCTGGGCTACGCCCGCTACTGGATGGCCGAGCACCACAACATGGCCGGCATCGCCAGCTCGGCCACAGTGGTGTTGATTGGGCACGTGGCCGGCGCCACCAAAAGTATCAAAGTTGGCTCCGGCGGTATCATGTTACCCAACCACGCGCCGCTGGTGGTGGCAGAGCAGTTCGGGACGTTGGCTACTTTGTACCCCAACCGGATTGAGCTGGGCCTGGGCCGCGCCCCGGGCACCGACCAAGTAACCGCCCACGCGCTGCGCCGCGATTTAAGAGGCTCCGTGGAAGATTTTCCGCAGAATGTGATGGAGGTGAAGACGTTTTTAGGTCCACCGGAAAAAGGAGCGCGCGTGCGGGCCGTGCCTGGGGAAGGTACTAATGTGCCGATGTACATTTTGGGCTCCAGCACGTTTGGCGCGCAATTGGCCGGTATCCTGGGCTTGCCGTACGCGTTCGCCAGCCATTTCGCGCCTTCGCATTTAAAGGCGGCCTTGCACATGTACCGCGAGAGTTTTCAGGCCATAGGTGACTTGAAAAAGCCGTATGCCATTGCCTGCGTGAACGCGGTGGCGGCAGATACCACCCAGGAAGCCCTGTTCCTGTCCACCACCATGTACCAGTCGTTTATAAACGTGGTGCGCGGCACAGGCAAGACCATGCAGCCGCCGGTGAAATCCATGGACGGGCTCTGGGATGATCAGGAACGCTACGCCGTTCAGCAGATGCTCCGGTACTCTTTTGTAGGCGATGCCAAGACGGTGCAGGAGGAAATGCAAGCCTTTGTGGAGGAAACCGGCGTGGATGAACTCATGGTGGCCTCGCATATCTATGACCAGGAGGCGCGCAAAAGATCCTATGAAATTCTGGCCGGTTTTTTCAAGGCTTCGGAAAACAAGGATTCGGCACCTAATAATGATGCGTTAGAAACCATAAATCCGTAG
- a CDS encoding WbqC family protein — MHLLTELYHNPPIAYFQQAFTADALVVEAHEHYQKQSYRNRYHILTSQGVQPLTVPVLKGNSKVLVTDLQIDYSQGWVGNHWRTLQSAYGNAPFFEFYADYLKAEYDKKPAHLFELNLALFKLFSKFLKLNKPLTLTQTYVHAYEEPVLDWRGKLHPKKEPDILRLPPYRQVFGKQFASNLSILDLLFNLGPEASFYVQNPAAFC, encoded by the coding sequence ATGCACTTACTCACAGAACTCTACCATAATCCACCCATTGCCTATTTTCAGCAGGCGTTTACCGCAGACGCACTGGTGGTGGAGGCCCACGAACATTACCAGAAACAGAGTTACCGCAACCGCTACCACATTCTCACCTCGCAGGGCGTGCAGCCGTTGACCGTGCCGGTGCTCAAAGGCAACAGCAAAGTACTGGTCACCGACCTGCAGATTGACTACAGCCAAGGCTGGGTGGGAAACCATTGGCGCACGCTCCAGAGCGCCTACGGCAACGCCCCGTTTTTTGAGTTTTACGCAGACTACCTAAAGGCCGAGTATGATAAAAAACCTGCGCACCTTTTTGAGCTGAACCTTGCGTTGTTTAAACTTTTCAGTAAATTCCTGAAGCTAAACAAACCCCTAACCCTCACACAAACGTATGTACACGCATACGAGGAACCGGTTCTGGATTGGCGCGGGAAACTTCACCCCAAGAAGGAGCCTGACATTTTGCGCCTCCCACCCTACCGCCAGGTGTTTGGCAAACAATTTGCATCAAATCTGAGTATACTGGACTTGTTGTTCAACCTTGGCCCAGAGGCATCTTTTTACGTACAGAATCCGGCGGCTTTCTGTTGA